One Paracoccus sp. SCSIO 75233 genomic window carries:
- a CDS encoding DUF2189 domain-containing protein, protein MLSQNNAPPPPDNPHAGGVIPKVVPPLARPSPHARDLPWHTALTWLQAGWRDLWTHPLSSLVYGLGVFLVSVVVVWFLFHLEFDYALFPALAGFMVVGPLIAGGLYEKSRRLEAGEPITLAPMLFVRLRSGRAGVFMGVMLLGLFLLWMRAAVLIYALFFGMVAFPGTEEIVPMLLLTPAGWALLLVGSAVGALFAAFSFAISVFAFPMLLTERTDALSALGISMAMVWNNLAVMIAWGAIVVALFVLCLLTVGLGLILVFPLLGHATWHCYRAIRSDDAAAHVDDRMFIRPA, encoded by the coding sequence ATGCTGAGCCAGAACAACGCCCCGCCGCCGCCCGACAATCCGCACGCCGGGGGCGTCATTCCGAAGGTGGTCCCACCCTTGGCGCGCCCGAGCCCACACGCCCGCGATCTACCGTGGCACACCGCCTTGACATGGCTGCAGGCCGGGTGGCGCGATCTCTGGACCCACCCGCTTTCGAGTCTGGTCTACGGCCTCGGCGTTTTCCTCGTCTCAGTCGTCGTGGTGTGGTTCCTGTTCCACCTGGAATTCGACTATGCCCTGTTCCCGGCGCTCGCGGGTTTCATGGTGGTCGGGCCGCTGATCGCCGGCGGGCTTTACGAGAAAAGCCGCCGACTGGAGGCAGGCGAACCGATCACCCTTGCGCCGATGCTATTCGTGCGGCTTCGGTCCGGTCGTGCCGGTGTCTTCATGGGGGTCATGCTTCTTGGGCTTTTCCTGCTGTGGATGCGCGCGGCGGTGCTGATCTATGCGCTGTTCTTCGGCATGGTGGCCTTTCCGGGCACCGAGGAAATCGTTCCGATGCTTCTGCTGACGCCGGCGGGCTGGGCCCTGTTGCTGGTCGGCTCTGCCGTCGGCGCGCTTTTCGCCGCCTTCTCTTTCGCCATCAGCGTCTTCGCCTTTCCAATGCTGCTGACGGAACGGACCGATGCGCTCTCGGCGCTCGGGATCAGCATGGCGATGGTCTGGAACAACCTTGCGGTGATGATCGCCTGGGGCGCCATCGTGGTGGCGCTGTTCGTCCTTTGCCTGCTTACGGTCGGACTGGGGCTGATCCTGGTGTTTCCGCTGCTGGGACACGCGACGTGGCATTGCTACCGCGCCATCCGCTCCGACGATGCCGCCGCGCATGTGGATGACCGCATGTTCATTCGTCCGGCCTGA
- the ccoP gene encoding cytochrome-c oxidase, cbb3-type subunit III, translating to MSVKERDPLTGHQTTGHEWNGITELNTRVPRAVWFFIIVTHIWALVYWVLMPAWPLVNTYTRGLLGIDQQEQVEERVAAADAARGVWADQIAALPLDKIRDDTLLMAHVDRTAPALFGDNCAACHGSRAEGGPGYPSLVDDAWLWGGDDETILETLRVGINAPHPDTRYAEMLAFGRDGMLDRDQIRIVADYVQSLAGLDSGASPERLEVGAALFADNCSSCHGADGTGMQDLGAPNLTDTHWIYGGTDQALFETIYGGRQGWMPAWENRLTEVQRKMLAIYITSLADGGPE from the coding sequence ATGTCGGTAAAGGAACGCGATCCCCTCACCGGTCACCAGACCACGGGCCACGAATGGAATGGCATCACAGAGCTGAACACGCGCGTGCCGCGGGCGGTGTGGTTCTTCATCATCGTCACGCATATCTGGGCGTTGGTCTACTGGGTGCTCATGCCGGCCTGGCCACTGGTGAACACCTATACCCGCGGGCTACTCGGCATTGACCAACAAGAACAGGTGGAAGAGCGCGTAGCCGCCGCGGATGCCGCCCGTGGCGTCTGGGCGGATCAAATCGCCGCGCTCCCGCTGGACAAAATCCGTGACGACACCCTGCTCATGGCCCACGTCGACCGGACAGCACCCGCACTCTTCGGTGACAATTGCGCGGCCTGCCACGGAAGCCGCGCCGAAGGCGGCCCCGGCTATCCCTCTCTGGTCGATGACGCCTGGCTCTGGGGCGGCGACGACGAAACGATCCTCGAAACCCTGCGTGTCGGCATCAATGCACCTCATCCCGACACGCGCTATGCCGAGATGCTGGCGTTCGGCCGTGATGGCATGCTCGACCGGGACCAGATCCGCATCGTAGCGGACTACGTGCAGTCGCTGGCGGGCCTCGACAGCGGCGCCTCGCCCGAGCGGCTGGAGGTAGGCGCCGCGCTCTTCGCCGACAATTGTTCCAGCTGCCACGGCGCGGATGGCACGGGCATGCAGGACCTTGGTGCCCCGAATCTCACGGACACTCACTGGATCTATGGTGGCACCGATCAGGCGCTGTTCGAGACGATCTATGGCGGCCGACAGGGCTGGATGCCCGCATGGGAAAACCGCCTGACCGAGGTGCAGCGCAAGATGCTTGCCATTTACATCACCTCGCTGGCCGATGGAGGCCCAGAATGA
- a CDS encoding cbb3-type cytochrome c oxidase subunit 3 — protein sequence MDLTHDLTSTVAKSFGLFYLIALSVGITIYAYWPSLGKRFDKAANSILDDEDGPCR from the coding sequence ATGGACCTCACGCACGACCTGACCTCGACAGTCGCGAAGTCCTTCGGGCTGTTCTACCTCATCGCCCTGTCGGTGGGGATCACCATCTACGCCTATTGGCCGTCGCTGGGCAAACGCTTCGACAAGGCCGCGAACAGTATTCTGGATGACGAGGACGGACCATGTCGGTAA
- the ccoO gene encoding cytochrome-c oxidase, cbb3-type subunit II has product MFRKILSPFARLFEFHARTHYRTERHSMALTLGIIVAAGVGGFVEIAPLFTIDETVEAAPDMRLYTPLEQAGRDIYIREGCYACHSQMIRTLQDEVDRYGPYSLAVESKYDHPMLWGSKRTGPDLARLGNKYSDDWHVRHLVDPRAVVPESVMPQYAFLLDATLETDDMPDRLAALRAVGVPYSDEQIANAEADARGQARPDTDAADGVSERYGDATGIRHFDGRQDRVTEMDALVAYLQILGGLTDAAFENRPLEED; this is encoded by the coding sequence ATGTTTCGCAAGATCCTCTCCCCCTTTGCCCGCCTGTTCGAATTCCACGCCCGGACCCACTATCGCACCGAGCGGCACTCGATGGCTCTGACCCTCGGGATCATCGTCGCCGCCGGAGTGGGCGGTTTCGTGGAAATCGCGCCGCTCTTCACCATTGACGAAACGGTCGAGGCCGCGCCGGACATGCGGCTTTATACGCCGCTCGAACAGGCCGGACGCGACATCTACATTCGCGAGGGATGCTATGCCTGCCACAGCCAGATGATCCGGACCCTGCAGGACGAGGTGGATCGCTACGGACCCTATTCGCTGGCAGTGGAATCGAAATACGACCACCCGATGCTTTGGGGGTCCAAGCGGACCGGGCCGGATCTTGCCCGGCTGGGCAACAAGTATTCCGATGACTGGCACGTGCGTCATCTCGTCGATCCCCGCGCCGTAGTGCCGGAATCGGTGATGCCGCAATATGCTTTCCTTCTGGACGCCACGCTTGAGACAGACGACATGCCGGACCGCCTTGCGGCGCTACGAGCGGTGGGCGTGCCTTACAGCGACGAGCAGATCGCCAATGCCGAAGCCGACGCGCGTGGCCAGGCCAGGCCCGATACCGACGCAGCCGACGGGGTCAGCGAACGCTACGGGGACGCGACCGGCATCCGCCATTTCGACGGGCGCCAGGACCGCGTCACGGAAATGGATGCCCTGGTGGCCTACCTCCAGATCCTCGGCGGGCTCACCGACGCCGCCTTTGAAAACCGGCCACTCGAGGAGGACTGA
- the ccoN gene encoding cytochrome-c oxidase, cbb3-type subunit I: MIERLTGGERQIALMICVVMAIIGLVMAAAGRGDPMGSHGAIVLIAAGITTCFVLRAIGEPEPNEDRTVTYYDDPTKAGLVIALLWAVVGMGMGVWVAAQLAWPDLRFDAAWSSFGRIRPVHTSGVIFGFGGNALIATSYHVMQRTSRARLAGHVSPWFVLLGFNLFCIIAASGYLMGVTQSKEYAEPEWYADIWLVIVWVVYFVLYIRTLARRNEPHIYVANWYYLAFILVVAILHIVNNLAVPASLTGAKSYSAFAGVQDAMTQWWYGHNAVAFFLTAGFLGMLYYFLPKRAERPIYSYRLSILSFWGIVFFYIWAGSHHLHYTALPQWVQTLGMTFSVMLLVPSWASAGNALMTLNGAWHKVRDDATLRFMMVAAVFYGLSTFEGSFMAVRAVNSLSHYTDWTVGHVHAGAMGWVALITFGSIYSVVPLLWKRETMYSWKLVEWHFWLALAGTVIYVFAMWNSGIIQGLMWRTYTDSGTLAYSFTDTLVAMHPYYVARACGGALFLTGAILAAYNVYMTIRHAPEKRPERDYPTSSEAAEPAVPAAE; encoded by the coding sequence ATGATTGAACGGTTGACAGGGGGCGAACGCCAGATCGCATTGATGATTTGTGTCGTCATGGCGATAATCGGGCTGGTGATGGCCGCAGCGGGGCGTGGCGATCCGATGGGAAGCCACGGCGCGATCGTGCTGATTGCAGCCGGTATCACGACTTGTTTCGTCCTGCGTGCGATAGGCGAGCCCGAACCGAACGAGGATCGCACGGTCACCTACTATGATGACCCGACCAAGGCCGGGCTGGTGATCGCCCTGCTTTGGGCCGTCGTCGGTATGGGCATGGGTGTCTGGGTCGCGGCGCAACTTGCCTGGCCCGACCTGCGCTTTGACGCGGCATGGTCAAGCTTCGGCCGCATTCGCCCCGTTCATACATCGGGGGTGATCTTCGGTTTCGGGGGCAACGCCCTCATCGCGACGTCCTATCACGTCATGCAACGCACCAGCCGGGCGCGTCTGGCAGGGCATGTCTCGCCGTGGTTCGTGCTGCTGGGTTTCAACCTTTTCTGCATCATCGCCGCGTCGGGCTACCTGATGGGTGTTACCCAGTCGAAAGAATACGCCGAGCCGGAATGGTATGCCGATATCTGGCTTGTCATCGTCTGGGTGGTCTATTTTGTGCTTTACATCCGCACGCTGGCGCGCCGGAACGAGCCGCATATCTACGTCGCCAACTGGTATTACCTCGCCTTCATCCTGGTTGTGGCAATCCTGCATATCGTCAACAACCTCGCCGTCCCAGCCAGCCTGACAGGAGCAAAGAGCTACTCGGCCTTCGCGGGCGTCCAGGACGCGATGACGCAATGGTGGTATGGCCACAACGCGGTCGCCTTCTTCCTGACGGCCGGGTTCCTCGGCATGCTCTATTACTTCCTGCCCAAGCGGGCAGAGCGACCGATCTATTCCTACCGCCTGTCGATCCTGTCGTTCTGGGGCATCGTGTTCTTCTACATCTGGGCCGGCTCGCACCATCTGCACTATACTGCCCTGCCGCAATGGGTGCAGACGCTAGGCATGACCTTCTCGGTCATGCTGCTGGTGCCCTCCTGGGCCAGTGCGGGTAACGCGCTGATGACGCTGAACGGCGCGTGGCACAAGGTGCGCGACGATGCCACGCTGCGCTTCATGATGGTGGCGGCGGTGTTCTACGGGCTGTCGACCTTCGAAGGCTCGTTCATGGCGGTGCGCGCGGTCAATTCGCTGTCACATTACACCGACTGGACGGTAGGCCACGTCCATGCGGGCGCGATGGGCTGGGTGGCGCTGATCACCTTCGGCTCGATCTACTCCGTTGTTCCGCTGCTGTGGAAGCGCGAAACGATGTATTCCTGGAAGCTGGTGGAATGGCACTTCTGGCTCGCGCTGGCGGGCACGGTGATCTACGTCTTCGCAATGTGGAACAGCGGCATCATCCAGGGGCTGATGTGGCGCACCTACACCGACAGCGGCACGCTGGCCTATTCCTTCACCGACACGCTGGTCGCGATGCACCCTTATTACGTCGCGCGGGCCTGCGGCGGGGCGCTGTTCCTGACCGGGGCGATCCTGGCGGCCTACAACGTCTACATGACGATCCGGCACGCCCCCGAAAAACGCCCGGAACGCGACTACCCCACCTCGTCCGAAGCCGCCGAACCTGCCGTTCCGGCAGCGGAGTGA
- the ccoS gene encoding cbb3-type cytochrome oxidase assembly protein CcoS, whose protein sequence is MSIIVLLIPITLVMGAIGLGAFFWAMKANQFDDLEGDARRILQAEDRPRPPRHRSDREVAR, encoded by the coding sequence ATGAGCATCATAGTGTTACTGATCCCGATCACGCTGGTGATGGGCGCAATCGGCCTCGGAGCATTTTTCTGGGCAATGAAAGCCAATCAGTTCGACGATCTGGAAGGCGATGCCCGCCGGATACTTCAGGCGGAGGACCGTCCGCGGCCGCCAAGACATAGAAGCGACCGGGAGGTAGCCAGATGA
- a CDS encoding nitronate monooxygenase family protein, with amino-acid sequence MMADPGTLRTALCDLLGCEYPVILAGMGGVARAELAAAVANAGGFPTLGMVREAPSLIISEIEAYRRLSDRPFAVNIIPAATDPDLLHLQIETCLAMKVAVFSFFWDVVPEAVTRVKTAGAFLLHQVGTLRAARDAEAAGADVLIAQGQDAGGHVHGRTPTFDLLRAVLDTTALPVVASGSIGTGKALATALSLGAQGVQCGTAFLATAESFAHDYHKQRIVGARGEDTVLTDGFVLNWPKGAAVRVLRNSVTEAFGPALMGHDPQRISHEVIAHDGPIPRLRQSTDSPLRTTTGALEQMPLYCGTGASAINAVIPAAQRLNDICAEAQAQLASARQTPMVGQT; translated from the coding sequence ATGATGGCCGATCCGGGGACCCTTCGCACAGCTTTATGCGACCTTCTGGGATGTGAATATCCCGTCATCCTGGCCGGTATGGGAGGCGTCGCGCGCGCCGAACTTGCCGCTGCGGTTGCCAATGCGGGCGGTTTCCCGACGCTGGGGATGGTGCGCGAGGCGCCGTCACTCATCATCTCGGAAATCGAAGCTTATCGCAGGTTGTCGGACCGCCCGTTTGCCGTCAACATCATCCCGGCAGCCACCGACCCCGACTTGCTGCACCTACAGATCGAAACCTGTCTCGCGATGAAGGTGGCGGTCTTCTCGTTCTTCTGGGACGTCGTGCCCGAGGCCGTTACCCGTGTGAAGACGGCGGGCGCATTTCTGCTGCACCAGGTGGGCACCCTGCGCGCCGCACGGGATGCCGAAGCTGCCGGTGCGGATGTGCTGATCGCACAGGGGCAAGATGCCGGCGGTCACGTCCACGGGCGCACCCCGACATTCGACCTGCTTCGGGCCGTGCTGGACACCACGGCTCTTCCGGTTGTCGCCTCGGGCAGCATCGGCACCGGCAAGGCGCTGGCCACGGCGCTGTCGCTCGGGGCGCAGGGCGTCCAATGCGGCACCGCCTTTCTGGCCACCGCTGAATCCTTCGCCCATGATTATCACAAGCAACGGATCGTGGGCGCCCGGGGGGAGGATACCGTCCTGACCGACGGCTTCGTGCTGAACTGGCCCAAGGGGGCGGCGGTGCGCGTTCTTCGCAATAGTGTCACCGAGGCCTTCGGCCCAGCCCTGATGGGACATGACCCCCAGCGGATTTCACACGAGGTGATTGCCCATGACGGCCCCATCCCTCGACTGCGTCAGAGCACGGACTCGCCCCTGCGCACCACGACCGGCGCGTTGGAACAGATGCCGCTCTATTGCGGCACCGGCGCGAGTGCGATCAATGCGGTCATCCCTGCCGCGCAGCGCCTGAACGACATTTGCGCCGAGGCTCAGGCCCAACTCGCATCAGCCCGACAAACGCCCATGGTGGGACAGACATGA
- a CDS encoding DUF488 domain-containing protein, with amino-acid sequence MANQSDIDIARVRDKASTTDRARLLVDRIWPRGISKADLGHDDWIKDIAPTTELRKWFGHDPDRWGEFRNRYLHELADNTDAVERCLAWCRAGPVTLLFAAKDREHNQAVVLRDYLKQRLKGDAA; translated from the coding sequence ATGGCCAATCAATCCGATATCGACATCGCCCGCGTTCGCGACAAAGCGTCCACCACGGACCGCGCGAGGTTGCTGGTGGATCGGATCTGGCCGCGAGGTATTTCGAAGGCCGATCTTGGACACGACGACTGGATCAAGGACATCGCGCCGACCACCGAACTCAGGAAATGGTTCGGCCACGACCCGGATAGATGGGGCGAGTTCCGCAACCGCTATCTGCACGAATTGGCGGACAACACGGACGCGGTCGAACGCTGCCTCGCATGGTGCCGAGCCGGCCCCGTCACCCTTCTCTTTGCCGCGAAGGACCGAGAGCACAACCAGGCGGTGGTGCTGCGGGACTATCTGAAGCAGCGCCTCAAGGGGGATGCCGCATGA
- a CDS encoding DUF6522 family protein has protein sequence MSEVSKTDSGFVVEAAAIARAFRITEEQVRDEMRTGLISSRSERGSGKDKGRWRITFYRADRAFRLVANAEGEVLSRGSFPVTPRARAVRRDRHLSGGEER, from the coding sequence ATGAGCGAAGTGTCCAAAACCGACAGCGGGTTCGTTGTGGAAGCAGCCGCCATCGCGCGAGCCTTCAGGATCACGGAAGAGCAGGTCCGCGACGAGATGCGGACTGGACTCATCAGCAGCCGCTCCGAGAGAGGGTCGGGCAAAGACAAAGGACGCTGGCGCATCACTTTCTATCGTGCCGACCGCGCGTTCCGCCTGGTTGCCAACGCAGAAGGAGAGGTGCTGTCGCGGGGAAGCTTTCCCGTCACCCCCCGAGCGCGAGCAGTGCGCCGGGATCGGCACTTGTCGGGTGGCGAGGAACGCTAG
- a CDS encoding META domain-containing protein — MSTPTDNTITFEQVGTTMMACPEALMEQEHRLLTILQGQVAFEISPDGALILTGSDSRKIQARQ; from the coding sequence CTGTCCACTCCCACGGACAACACGATCACGTTTGAACAGGTCGGCACAACGATGATGGCCTGTCCCGAGGCGCTTATGGAACAGGAACACCGGCTTTTGACCATCCTGCAGGGACAAGTCGCGTTCGAAATCAGTCCAGACGGCGCGCTGATCTTGACCGGAAGCGATAGCCGGAAAATTCAAGCCCGACAGTAA
- a CDS encoding ISKra4 family transposase has translation MDVRITIETTFDNGEKRTHQLDGISRPYRVTCPDGIGLRLEDGKRILEQIQRVILYDRVDEIIRESRVCPDCASVRAIHDYRTRDLDTLFGRVRVKAARMRRCSCDARSAAMPGGPISPLAYFFPDRATPELQRLHADLGSRHTFREAARLMKSFLPCHPPHHTTVRDRLGRVATGLEKSRRASGDPVEAPPKGGLTVFLDGAHIRCRPEYQQRHLDLVVGKIKSRNMCRRFGLVANATASPGSRIRKELSDYGWKPGRLLTVISDGELALPNLIRNAVGGDGQVKHILDWWHISMRIQHIEAAVQGLVQTPGFTGVPVLFQRPAKSLRWRLWHGRARVAETYLKALMHDCVGLGEEPLAVRTAAARVQARCETLYTYLANNMEALVDYGRRYRNGLPISSSRAEGSVDDIANARMGKRRRMRWSPKGAHRVAVTRAAVLDGRLTVANRKRPA, from the coding sequence ATGGACGTACGGATTACAATCGAAACGACTTTCGACAACGGGGAGAAGCGCACTCATCAGCTTGACGGCATTTCTCGACCATACCGGGTGACCTGCCCAGACGGGATCGGGCTGCGCCTCGAGGATGGGAAAAGGATCCTCGAACAGATCCAGAGGGTAATCCTTTACGATCGGGTCGATGAGATCATTCGAGAAAGCCGCGTATGCCCGGATTGCGCCTCGGTTCGTGCCATTCATGACTATCGCACGCGCGATCTCGACACGCTCTTTGGGCGGGTTCGGGTCAAAGCCGCGCGCATGCGCCGCTGTTCGTGTGATGCCAGGTCAGCGGCGATGCCCGGTGGACCTATTTCTCCGCTGGCCTATTTCTTTCCAGACCGGGCTACCCCGGAGCTGCAACGGCTACATGCGGACCTTGGTTCCCGGCATACCTTTCGCGAAGCGGCGCGGCTGATGAAAAGCTTCCTCCCCTGCCATCCGCCCCATCACACCACGGTGCGTGACCGGTTGGGAAGAGTAGCCACTGGGCTCGAGAAAAGTCGAAGGGCATCAGGCGATCCCGTTGAAGCCCCGCCCAAAGGTGGTTTGACGGTTTTTCTGGACGGTGCGCATATCCGCTGTCGACCGGAGTATCAGCAGCGACACCTGGATCTTGTGGTCGGCAAGATTAAAAGTCGCAATATGTGCCGACGATTTGGCTTGGTCGCCAATGCGACGGCATCGCCAGGCAGCCGTATCCGAAAAGAGCTGTCCGACTATGGATGGAAGCCAGGCCGTCTGTTGACGGTAATCTCTGATGGCGAGCTTGCTCTCCCGAACCTCATACGGAATGCCGTGGGTGGCGACGGTCAGGTGAAACATATCCTCGACTGGTGGCACATCTCGATGCGCATTCAACATATCGAGGCCGCCGTTCAGGGTCTGGTCCAGACACCGGGGTTCACTGGAGTTCCAGTGCTGTTCCAGCGCCCCGCGAAAAGCCTCCGTTGGCGGCTTTGGCATGGCAGAGCACGGGTGGCGGAAACATATCTGAAGGCGCTGATGCATGATTGCGTCGGCCTCGGGGAAGAACCTCTGGCTGTCCGCACCGCTGCCGCTCGTGTGCAGGCCCGCTGCGAGACACTGTACACCTATCTCGCGAACAACATGGAAGCCCTTGTCGACTATGGCCGACGGTACCGTAACGGGCTGCCCATCTCGTCTTCTCGTGCCGAAGGATCAGTTGATGACATTGCCAATGCCCGCATGGGAAAGCGCAGGAGGATGCGTTGGTCGCCCAAAGGGGCTCACCGAGTAGCCGTCACAAGGGCCGCAGTTCTCGATGGTCGGCTGACCGTCGCAAACAGAAAACGCCCCGCATGA